A part of Micromonospora chersina genomic DNA contains:
- a CDS encoding spermidine synthase — protein MAAVESDAEALEIVVDPARPTGRTLLAAGVEQSYVDVTDPRHLHFEYVRRMAAVVDLAAPPGRPLAALHLGGGALTLPRWLAATRPGSPQRVIERDPAVVELVRRDLPPAPPEVVVEVGDARDAVTAAPAGAYDLVLADVYRAARMPRHVASVEFAAAVARALRPNGVYLVNVTDLPPLAHTRTQVATLRAVFADVCLVADRRMLRGRRYGNLVLAAATRPDRLPVRRLVARAAGDPVPGGVLHGATLDAFVAGTRPATDATLSEG, from the coding sequence TTGGCCGCCGTGGAGAGCGACGCCGAGGCCCTGGAGATCGTCGTGGACCCGGCCCGGCCCACCGGCCGGACGCTGCTCGCCGCCGGGGTCGAACAGTCCTACGTCGACGTCACGGACCCGCGCCACCTGCACTTCGAGTACGTGCGGCGGATGGCCGCCGTTGTCGACCTGGCCGCCCCGCCGGGCCGGCCGCTGGCCGCCCTGCACCTGGGCGGCGGGGCGCTCACCCTGCCGCGCTGGCTGGCCGCCACCCGCCCCGGCTCCCCGCAGCGGGTGATCGAGCGCGACCCCGCGGTGGTCGAACTGGTCCGCCGCGATTTGCCGCCGGCACCGCCCGAGGTGGTCGTGGAGGTCGGCGACGCCCGGGACGCGGTGACCGCCGCGCCGGCCGGCGCCTACGACCTGGTGCTGGCGGACGTCTACCGCGCGGCCCGGATGCCCCGCCACGTGGCCAGCGTGGAGTTCGCCGCCGCGGTGGCCCGGGCGCTGCGCCCGAACGGCGTCTACCTGGTCAACGTCACCGACCTCCCGCCGCTGGCGCACACCCGCACCCAGGTGGCCACGCTGCGGGCGGTCTTCGCCGACGTCTGCCTGGTCGCCGACCGGCGGATGCTGCGCGGCCGGCGGTACGGCAACCTGGTGCTCGCCGCCGCGACCCGCCCCGACCGCCTGCCGGTACGCCGGCTCGTCGCCCGCGCCGCCGGCGACCCGGTGCCCGGCGGGGTGCTGCACGGTGCGACGCTCGACGCGTTCGTCGCCGGGACCCGCCCGGCCACCGACGCCACCCTGTCCGAGGGCTGA
- a CDS encoding AI-2E family transporter, whose translation MSNADDRATARRALIVIGLVLATLVGLALLWATRRVLVWGLVAAFLAVALKPLVDRVERRMVRRRALATLLVFLATFVVLAALGAMIVLPLVDELGRFADRAPDLIHEARAGRGPVGEALNRFHLRRYADTHAEQIQRYGSRLGEPAVGVLRGVLQIVAAVVTVVVLAYLMVLEAPKIISGTLKLVGDGAAERLRRIGRDSSRIITGYLSGNLLISVICGGLTFGVLFLLGVPFAGVIALVVALADLIPLVGATLGAIVAAGAGFLHSPTAGVVVLVFFVVYQQVENHLLQPVIMARAVRLNPLTVLVSVLLAAELAGLVGALLAIPVAGIGQVLLREFARTGRQALPVPAPDVPVRRPAGRRAPADGNPPPAGG comes from the coding sequence ATGAGCAACGCCGACGACCGGGCCACCGCCCGCCGGGCGCTCATCGTGATCGGTCTGGTGCTCGCCACGCTTGTCGGGCTGGCGCTGCTCTGGGCGACCCGGCGGGTGCTGGTCTGGGGCCTGGTCGCCGCGTTCCTCGCGGTCGCCCTGAAACCCCTGGTGGACCGGGTGGAGCGGCGGATGGTCCGGCGCCGGGCGCTGGCCACCCTGCTGGTCTTCCTGGCCACCTTCGTGGTCCTGGCTGCGCTGGGCGCGATGATCGTGCTGCCGCTCGTCGACGAGCTGGGCCGCTTCGCCGACCGGGCTCCGGACCTGATCCACGAGGCCCGGGCCGGGCGGGGTCCCGTCGGCGAGGCGCTGAACCGCTTCCACCTGCGCCGGTACGCCGACACCCACGCCGAACAGATCCAGCGCTACGGTTCCCGGCTCGGCGAGCCGGCGGTCGGGGTGCTGCGGGGCGTGCTCCAGATCGTCGCGGCGGTGGTCACCGTGGTGGTGCTGGCCTACCTCATGGTGCTGGAGGCCCCGAAGATCATCTCAGGCACGCTCAAGCTCGTGGGCGACGGCGCGGCGGAGCGGCTGCGGCGCATCGGCCGGGACTCCTCCCGGATCATCACCGGCTACCTCAGCGGAAACCTGCTGATCAGCGTGATCTGCGGCGGGCTGACCTTCGGCGTGCTCTTCCTCCTCGGGGTCCCCTTCGCCGGGGTGATCGCCCTGGTGGTCGCCCTGGCCGACCTGATCCCGCTGGTCGGGGCGACCCTCGGGGCGATCGTCGCGGCCGGGGCCGGGTTCCTGCACTCCCCCACCGCCGGTGTCGTGGTGCTTGTCTTCTTCGTGGTCTACCAGCAGGTCGAGAACCACCTGCTCCAGCCGGTCATCATGGCCCGCGCGGTCCGGCTGAACCCGTTGACCGTGCTGGTCAGCGTGCTGCTCGCCGCCGAGCTGGCGGGACTCGTGGGCGCCCTGCTGGCCATCCCGGTGGCCGGCATCGGGCAGGTCCTGCTGCGCGAGTTCGCCCGCACCGGCCGACAGGCCCTGCCCGTACCGGCCCCCGACGTGCCGGTCCGACGTCCGGCCGGCAGACGGGCTCCCGCGGACGGGAACCCGCCGCCGGCCGGCGGGTGA
- a CDS encoding NAD(P)/FAD-dependent oxidoreductase, with translation MTKPRVVIVGAGFAGYHAAKTLSRLAGKRAEIVLLNTTDYFLYLPLLPEVAAGVVEPTRISVPLAGTLDGVRVVIGEADRVDLQNRWVGYRSAEGDHGQLAYDRLVLCVGSVNKLLPIPGVTEYAHGFRGLPEALYLHDHVIRQLELAELAEDPVEQRSRTTFVVVGAGYTGTEVAAHGQLFTDRMMAQRPHLKVRPRWMLLDVAPRVLPELDQRLSATADRVLRRRGVDVRMGTSVSEATPDGVLLTDGEYVPTCSLVWCVGVRPDPFVAELGLRTEKGRLVTDEYLNVPGYPEVFACGDAAAVPDPTRPGQICAMTAQHAQRQGKLAAHNIAASYGQGNRKPYKHRDLGWVVDLGGKEAAANPLHVPLGGLPAKVVTRGYHLYAMPSNRARVGADWLLDATLPRPAVQLGLVPAHAVPLESESPEVVHRR, from the coding sequence ATGACGAAACCTCGTGTGGTGATCGTGGGGGCCGGGTTCGCCGGATACCACGCGGCGAAGACGTTGAGCCGGCTGGCCGGCAAGCGGGCCGAGATCGTCCTGCTGAACACGACCGACTACTTCCTCTACCTGCCGCTGCTGCCCGAGGTCGCCGCCGGGGTGGTCGAGCCCACCCGGATCTCCGTGCCGCTCGCCGGCACGCTCGACGGCGTCCGCGTGGTCATCGGCGAGGCGGACCGGGTCGACCTCCAGAACCGCTGGGTCGGCTACCGCTCCGCCGAGGGGGACCACGGCCAGCTCGCGTACGACCGGCTGGTGCTCTGCGTCGGCAGCGTCAACAAGCTGCTGCCGATCCCCGGGGTGACCGAGTACGCGCACGGCTTCCGCGGCCTGCCCGAGGCGCTCTACCTGCACGACCACGTGATCCGCCAGCTCGAACTGGCCGAGCTGGCGGAGGACCCGGTCGAGCAGCGGTCCCGGACCACGTTCGTGGTGGTCGGCGCGGGCTACACCGGCACCGAGGTGGCCGCGCACGGGCAGCTCTTCACCGACCGGATGATGGCCCAGCGGCCGCACCTCAAGGTGCGTCCCCGCTGGATGCTGCTGGACGTGGCCCCGCGCGTCCTGCCCGAGCTGGACCAGCGCCTGTCCGCCACCGCCGACCGGGTGCTGCGCCGGCGCGGCGTCGACGTGCGGATGGGCACCTCGGTCTCCGAGGCCACCCCGGACGGGGTGCTGCTCACCGACGGCGAGTACGTCCCGACGTGCAGCCTGGTCTGGTGCGTCGGGGTACGCCCGGACCCGTTCGTTGCCGAGCTGGGGCTGCGCACCGAGAAGGGCCGCCTGGTGACCGACGAGTACCTCAACGTCCCCGGCTACCCGGAGGTGTTCGCCTGCGGCGACGCGGCTGCCGTGCCCGACCCGACCCGCCCCGGGCAGATCTGCGCGATGACCGCCCAGCACGCGCAACGGCAGGGCAAGCTCGCCGCGCACAACATCGCCGCCTCCTACGGGCAGGGCAACCGGAAGCCGTACAAGCACCGCGACCTGGGCTGGGTGGTCGACCTGGGCGGCAAGGAGGCGGCGGCCAACCCCCTGCACGTGCCGCTCGGCGGCCTGCCGGCCAAGGTGGTCACCCGCGGCTACCACCTGTACGCCATGCCCAGCAACCGGGCCCGGGTCGGCGCGGACTGGCTGCTCGACGCCACCCTGCCCCGGCCCGCCGTGCAGCTCGGCCTGGTCCCGGCGCACGCCGTGCCGCTGGAGAGCGAGTCGCCCGAGGTGGTGCACCGCCGCTGA
- a CDS encoding glycogen debranching N-terminal domain-containing protein, giving the protein MAAVRPTPADPTPDLAAAAGPGDQRAAPPELGESIAVLSGPTFMYSDPAGDVPPGSIGGLVHLDTRMVSGWVLTINGARLLVLRSQVVQHYSAQFVLTTPALPDLPPDSISVNRIRYVGDGFHERISLVSFRPEPVRLEARLAVAADFADLFEVKSGARDRSAQITRGQTSEGQALTFVYENEGFTARTEVRATPAPGRIEGDELVWDVALQPRQEWRVDLHVPLPPGPGVVEPVTGDIVDVVQGRAADPLRRWAVDRAVLRSDNQVLERTVRKSRDDIAALRLDLEVKGQRILLPGAGLPWFLTVFGRDTLITAYQTLVAGPSLAHGALLALARLQGTRCDDFSDEEPGKILHEVRSGELTRTGVKPYGPYYGSADATQLWLILLSEYWRWTRNDDLVRELRGNALAALDWIDHFGDRDGDGYVEYGTRSPEGLGNQCWRDSPDGVCFADGRIPVLPIATCELQGYTYDAKLRLAQLADGPLADPALADRLRVEAAELYERFNRDFWIPERGGYYAVGLDGDKNRIDAKTSNMGHLLWSGIVPAERAGRVVAQLMSDDMFSGWGIRTLSREERLYNALGYHLGTVWPHDNSLAVLGLARYGFRAEANRISLALFEAAEQFGHRLPEALSGYPRDRLTFAVPYPTACSPQAWATGTPLALVRAMLGADPVDGRLHLDPDIPAELGRITAERVRAFGHCWEMEAVGRDGYVRLSPG; this is encoded by the coding sequence ATGGCTGCCGTGCGTCCGACTCCCGCCGATCCGACGCCCGACCTGGCCGCCGCCGCCGGGCCCGGCGACCAGCGGGCCGCCCCGCCGGAGCTGGGCGAGTCGATCGCGGTGCTCAGCGGCCCCACCTTCATGTACTCCGACCCCGCCGGGGACGTGCCCCCGGGCTCCATCGGCGGGCTGGTCCACCTGGACACCCGGATGGTCAGCGGCTGGGTGCTCACCATCAACGGCGCTCGCCTGCTGGTGCTGCGCTCGCAGGTCGTGCAGCACTACTCGGCCCAGTTCGTGCTGACCACTCCCGCCCTGCCCGACCTGCCGCCGGACAGCATCTCGGTGAACCGGATCCGCTACGTCGGGGACGGCTTCCACGAGCGGATCTCGTTGGTGTCGTTCCGTCCCGAACCGGTGCGGCTGGAGGCGCGGCTCGCGGTCGCCGCCGACTTCGCCGACCTGTTCGAGGTGAAGTCCGGCGCCCGCGACCGGTCCGCGCAGATCACCCGCGGGCAGACATCGGAGGGCCAGGCCCTCACCTTCGTGTACGAGAACGAGGGTTTCACGGCGCGAACCGAGGTGCGGGCCACGCCGGCACCCGGCCGGATCGAGGGTGACGAACTGGTCTGGGACGTGGCGTTGCAGCCGCGCCAGGAGTGGCGGGTGGATCTGCACGTGCCGCTGCCTCCCGGGCCCGGGGTGGTGGAGCCGGTCACCGGCGACATCGTCGACGTGGTCCAGGGGCGGGCCGCCGACCCGTTGCGCCGCTGGGCGGTCGACCGGGCCGTGCTGCGCAGCGACAACCAGGTGCTGGAGCGGACCGTCCGGAAGTCCCGGGACGACATCGCCGCCCTCCGGCTGGACCTGGAGGTGAAGGGGCAGCGCATCCTGCTGCCGGGAGCCGGCCTGCCCTGGTTCCTCACCGTGTTCGGCCGGGACACCCTGATCACTGCGTACCAGACGCTGGTCGCCGGACCGTCCCTGGCCCACGGTGCCCTGCTCGCGCTCGCGCGGTTGCAGGGCACCCGCTGCGACGACTTCAGCGACGAGGAACCCGGCAAGATCCTGCACGAGGTCCGCAGCGGCGAGCTGACCCGAACCGGGGTCAAGCCGTACGGCCCGTACTACGGCAGCGCCGACGCCACCCAGCTCTGGCTGATCCTGCTCTCCGAGTACTGGCGCTGGACCCGGAACGACGACCTGGTCCGCGAGCTGCGCGGCAACGCCCTGGCGGCCCTCGACTGGATCGACCACTTCGGCGACCGGGACGGCGACGGCTACGTCGAGTACGGGACCCGCTCCCCGGAGGGGTTGGGCAACCAGTGCTGGCGCGACTCGCCGGACGGCGTGTGCTTCGCCGACGGCCGCATCCCGGTGCTGCCCATCGCCACGTGCGAGCTGCAGGGCTACACGTACGACGCGAAGCTGCGGCTGGCGCAGCTGGCCGACGGTCCGCTCGCCGACCCGGCGCTGGCCGACCGGCTGCGCGTCGAGGCCGCCGAGCTGTACGAGCGCTTCAACCGGGACTTCTGGATCCCCGAACGGGGCGGCTACTACGCGGTCGGCCTGGACGGCGACAAGAACCGGATCGACGCGAAGACGTCGAACATGGGCCACCTGCTCTGGAGCGGCATCGTGCCGGCCGAGCGGGCGGGCCGGGTGGTGGCCCAGCTCATGTCCGACGACATGTTCTCCGGCTGGGGGATCCGGACCCTGTCCCGGGAGGAACGCCTGTACAACGCGCTCGGCTACCACCTCGGCACGGTGTGGCCGCACGACAACTCCCTCGCCGTCCTGGGGCTGGCGCGCTACGGCTTCCGGGCCGAGGCCAACCGGATCAGCCTGGCGCTGTTCGAGGCGGCGGAGCAGTTCGGCCACCGGCTGCCCGAGGCGCTGAGCGGCTACCCGCGGGACCGGCTGACGTTCGCGGTGCCCTACCCCACGGCGTGCAGCCCGCAGGCCTGGGCGACCGGCACCCCGCTCGCCCTGGTCCGGGCGATGCTGGGTGCCGATCCGGTGGACGGGCGGCTGCACCTGGACCCGGACATCCCGGCCGAGCTGGGCCGGATCACCGCCGAGCGGGTCCGGGCCTTCGGTCACTGCTGGGAGATGGAGGCCGTCGGCCGCGACGGGTACGTCCGGCTCAGCCCGGGCTGA
- a CDS encoding M20/M25/M40 family metallo-hydrolase: protein MGTHETAGGRPTRSTRRTFLTASAAATAATVAAPLAASPAAATDTVTPPGPGHPVRPQPPDRELTALLREIDRDRIEATVRRLAAFGTRHTLSDQNDPVRGIGAARDWIHAQLTGYAAASGGRMTVELQSYVQQPASRIPTPTTITNVVATLRGDTAPDRVYVITGHYDSRATDVMDAVSDAPGADDDASGVAVVMELARVLATRRSEATIVLAAVAGEEQGLYGSAYLAGRLKAAGVDVQGMFSNDIVGSSTADDGTRDPRSVRLFAEGVPTAETPAEASVRQSVGGENDSPSRQLARFVSDVACNGATGMRVRVIYRRDRYLRGSDHISFLREGWPAGRFTEPNEDFAHQHQDVRVVDGVQYGDLPEFCDFDYITRVARVNGATLWSLAQAPGTPKGVTVVTTNLTNDTTLRWQRGTEPDLAGYEVVWRETTAPEWQKVLPVGDVTEVTIDLSKDNVFFGVRAVDRTGHRSPVAFPKPGS from the coding sequence ATGGGAACCCACGAGACCGCCGGGGGTCGGCCCACGAGGTCCACCCGGCGCACCTTCCTCACCGCCTCCGCCGCGGCCACCGCCGCCACCGTCGCCGCCCCGCTGGCCGCCTCGCCGGCCGCCGCCACCGACACCGTCACGCCGCCCGGCCCCGGCCACCCGGTCCGGCCGCAGCCGCCGGACCGCGAGCTGACCGCGCTGCTGCGCGAGATCGACCGGGACCGGATCGAGGCCACCGTCCGTCGGCTCGCCGCCTTCGGCACCCGGCACACCCTCTCCGACCAGAACGATCCGGTACGCGGCATCGGCGCCGCCCGCGACTGGATCCACGCCCAGCTCACCGGGTACGCCGCCGCCTCCGGCGGCCGGATGACAGTCGAACTCCAGTCGTACGTGCAGCAGCCGGCCTCCCGGATCCCCACCCCCACCACCATCACCAACGTGGTGGCCACCCTGCGCGGCGACACCGCGCCCGACCGGGTCTACGTGATCACCGGCCACTACGACTCCCGGGCCACCGACGTGATGGACGCGGTCAGCGACGCCCCGGGCGCCGACGACGACGCCTCCGGCGTGGCGGTGGTCATGGAACTGGCCCGGGTGCTGGCCACCCGGCGCAGCGAGGCGACAATCGTCCTGGCCGCCGTGGCCGGCGAGGAACAGGGGCTGTACGGCTCGGCGTACCTGGCCGGCCGACTCAAGGCGGCCGGCGTGGACGTCCAGGGCATGTTCAGCAACGACATCGTCGGGAGCAGCACGGCCGACGACGGCACCCGCGACCCGCGCTCGGTCCGGCTGTTCGCCGAGGGTGTGCCGACGGCCGAGACGCCGGCCGAGGCGAGCGTGCGCCAGTCCGTCGGCGGGGAGAACGACTCGCCGTCGCGGCAGCTCGCCCGGTTCGTGTCCGACGTCGCGTGCAACGGCGCGACCGGCATGCGGGTCCGGGTGATCTACCGGCGGGACCGCTACCTGCGCGGCAGCGACCACATCTCGTTCCTGCGCGAGGGCTGGCCGGCCGGGCGGTTCACCGAGCCGAACGAGGACTTCGCCCACCAGCACCAGGACGTCCGGGTGGTCGACGGCGTCCAGTACGGCGACCTGCCGGAGTTCTGCGACTTCGACTACATCACCCGGGTGGCCCGGGTGAACGGCGCGACGCTGTGGTCCCTCGCGCAGGCGCCCGGCACCCCGAAGGGGGTCACCGTCGTCACCACGAACCTGACCAACGACACCACCCTGCGCTGGCAGCGCGGCACCGAACCGGACCTCGCCGGATACGAGGTGGTGTGGCGGGAGACCACCGCCCCCGAGTGGCAGAAGGTGCTGCCGGTCGGCGACGTCACCGAGGTGACCATCGACCTGTCCAAGGACAACGTGTTCTTCGGCGTGCGGGCGGTGGACCGGACGGGGCACCGCAGCCCGGTGGCCTTCCCGAAGCCGGGCAGCTGA
- a CDS encoding GNAT family N-acetyltransferase, with product MRYLRSDGRVAIRRPRPDDEAEFVAAARRSRDLHHPWLAAPNDAGQYAAYLRKIRGRDSSGYLLCDRATGEIAGYANISGIVMGALRGGYLGYAAFLPYAGTGHAGAGVRLVIEHAFTALGLHRLEANIQPGNEPSKRLAQRLGFRLEGFSPDYLFIDGAWRDHERWAITAPLAG from the coding sequence GTGAGGTACCTGCGCAGCGACGGCCGCGTCGCCATCCGCCGCCCCCGCCCCGACGACGAGGCGGAGTTCGTCGCCGCCGCCCGGCGCAGCCGCGACCTGCACCACCCGTGGCTCGCCGCGCCGAACGACGCCGGGCAGTACGCCGCCTACCTGCGCAAGATCCGGGGGCGGGACAGCTCCGGGTACCTGCTCTGTGACCGGGCCACCGGCGAGATCGCCGGGTACGCGAACATCAGCGGCATCGTCATGGGCGCGCTGCGCGGCGGCTACCTCGGCTACGCCGCCTTCCTGCCGTACGCCGGCACCGGGCACGCCGGCGCCGGGGTCCGGCTGGTGATCGAGCACGCGTTCACCGCGCTCGGACTGCACCGGCTGGAGGCGAACATCCAGCCCGGCAACGAGCCGTCGAAGCGGCTGGCCCAGCGGCTCGGGTTCCGGCTGGAGGGCTTCTCGCCGGACTACCTGTTCATCGACGGCGCCTGGCGGGACCACGAGCGCTGGGCGATCACCGCGCCGTTGGCGGGCTGA
- a CDS encoding glycosyltransferase family 4 protein → MLVDNKVEGDSRVQKIARSAAEAGWDVTLLGRSPDGTERTWRLGAAEVRLLPVPEPLHRRRHEFRRSLRWPLAYRSGGIAEHRAQWVRAWRADLVVRSALVTRRAAAGELAGGPLRRARRALRRREVAARLLDRWVWLRTKMMNRVRYGRRFRSPWDRAYTLFWQLALGDRAWRRLEPGLWDYELAYGPEVDRLRPDLIHAHDFRMLGVGARAKIRAGGEGRRVALVWDAHEFLPGIKPWRDHARWLPAHRAHEREYAPYADAVLTVSADLAALLRREHGLAEAPGVLLNAPADDHRPADDAPPPDLRAECGIGPDVPLLVYSGAAAPQRGLDSLVEALPRLPGVHLALVVNPALRYVERLADRAARLGAADRLHVLPYVPHWQVVPFLSGADVGVIPIHRWPNHEIALITKFFEYAHARLPVVVSDVRTMAATVRETGQGEVFRAGDVDDLVRAVTAVLADPARHRAAYDRPGLLAGWTWSAQAEVLEAVYRRLLPDAPPPPHADPPAPPTPRGALRCTPPT, encoded by the coding sequence ATGCTCGTCGACAACAAGGTCGAGGGCGACTCCCGGGTGCAGAAGATCGCCCGGTCCGCCGCCGAGGCCGGCTGGGACGTGACGCTGCTCGGCCGCTCGCCGGACGGCACGGAACGGACCTGGCGGCTCGGGGCCGCCGAGGTGCGGCTGCTGCCCGTGCCGGAGCCGCTGCACCGGCGCCGGCACGAGTTCCGCCGTTCGCTGCGCTGGCCGCTGGCGTACCGGTCGGGCGGCATCGCCGAGCACCGCGCCCAGTGGGTCCGCGCCTGGCGGGCCGACCTGGTCGTCCGGTCCGCCCTCGTGACGCGGCGCGCCGCGGCCGGTGAGCTGGCCGGCGGCCCGTTGCGCCGGGCCCGGCGGGCGCTGCGCCGGCGGGAGGTCGCCGCGCGGCTGCTGGACCGCTGGGTGTGGCTGCGCACCAAGATGATGAACAGGGTCCGGTACGGCCGCCGGTTCCGCAGCCCCTGGGACCGGGCGTACACACTGTTCTGGCAGCTCGCGCTGGGCGACCGGGCGTGGCGGCGGCTGGAGCCGGGGCTGTGGGACTACGAGCTGGCCTACGGTCCCGAGGTGGACCGGCTGCGCCCGGACCTGATCCACGCGCACGACTTCCGGATGCTCGGCGTGGGCGCCCGCGCCAAGATCCGGGCGGGCGGCGAGGGCCGGCGGGTCGCGCTGGTCTGGGACGCCCACGAGTTCCTGCCCGGCATCAAGCCGTGGCGGGACCACGCCCGCTGGCTGCCCGCCCATCGCGCCCACGAGCGGGAGTACGCCCCGTACGCCGACGCGGTCCTCACCGTCTCGGCGGACCTGGCCGCGCTGCTGCGCCGCGAGCACGGGCTCGCCGAGGCGCCTGGCGTGCTGCTCAACGCCCCCGCCGACGACCACCGCCCGGCCGACGACGCGCCGCCGCCGGACCTGCGGGCCGAGTGCGGCATCGGCCCGGACGTGCCGCTGCTGGTCTACAGCGGCGCGGCGGCCCCGCAGCGCGGGCTGGACAGCCTGGTCGAGGCACTGCCCCGGCTGCCCGGGGTGCACCTCGCGCTGGTGGTCAACCCGGCGCTGCGCTACGTCGAGCGGCTCGCCGACCGGGCCGCCCGGCTCGGCGCCGCCGACCGGCTGCACGTGCTGCCGTACGTGCCGCACTGGCAGGTGGTGCCGTTCCTGTCCGGCGCCGACGTCGGGGTCATCCCGATCCACCGCTGGCCCAACCACGAGATCGCCCTCATCACCAAGTTCTTCGAGTACGCGCACGCCCGGCTGCCCGTGGTGGTCAGCGACGTGCGCACCATGGCCGCCACCGTCCGGGAGACCGGTCAGGGCGAGGTCTTCCGCGCCGGCGACGTCGACGACCTCGTCCGCGCGGTGACCGCCGTGCTGGCCGACCCCGCCCGGCACCGCGCCGCGTACGACCGGCCCGGCCTGCTCGCCGGCTGGACCTGGTCGGCGCAGGCCGAGGTGCTGGAGGCGGTCTACCGGCGGCTGCTGCCTGACGCCCCACCCCCGCCCCACGCGGACCCGCCCGCCCCGCCGACTCCACGAGGAGCGCTCCGGTGCACACCCCCGACGTGA